The genomic segment GGATGCTCCCAAACGTGCAAGGCCAACTCCCGGCCGTAGGGAAGCCATCATCCGTCTACGATCCGGAAGGGCCGCTTGTGGCACGACGCGGAAGTAGAGCTGACTTCTGCAATGTGACGATAAATTGCCGTTCAAAGGGTCACCCTTATGGATCACCTCTGACCGAAAGCGGGCCTCGTTTGTCTCGACGCTTCCCGACCTCTCGACGCAAATATGGGTGAGAAGGGAAGTGGAAACGTCTTGGCGCGAACTCCCAGCCTATGCGGCAACTCCACCGGGCGGGTTTTGAGGCACCGACTGTCCGGACACTTCGGATTATGCCGCTTGGTGGAGCCGTTCAAATCGACCTAGTGGCACCACCATCGACGCGAAGTTTCGTCCCAGTCACATAGGATGCGCGTGCGGATGCCAGGAAGACGACTGCGTCGGCAAATTCCTCCGGGCGGCCGTAGCGGCCCATGGTGATCGACGCAGCAGATTCCGCGACAATCTCGGAGACATCGCGACCGGCTCGTTGAGCGGCGCTCGCATCGAGGTCATCGGAACGCTTGGTATGAATCCGTCCCGGCAGAACCACGTTGACCGTGACGCCGTTCTTGGCGACTTCCGTCGCAAGCGTCTTTGACCATCCGATGAGTGCCGAGCGGATACCGTTGGATAGGGCTAGGCGCGGGATCGGTTGCTCGACGCCTGATGAAGCAATGGAGATCACCCGGCCCGAGCCTCGCAGCTGCATCGGCGGCAGCAGGGCGCCGGTCAGATGAAAGATGTTGGCAGCTATTGTCTCGAACTGGCGAAGCCAATCGCTGCGCCTGGCTTCGAGTGCGGGTGCCGGTGCCGGGCTCCCGTGTTGTTGACGAGAATGTCGACGCCTCCCGTTTCCAGGAGCGCTGCTATGGCCGTGTCGACGCTGCCGATTTCCGACATGTCGATCGCGTGCGGAATGACCCGCCCTGCCGATTGCGGCAAGGTTGCGGCCCATTCGACAATCGCATCCCGGTTGCGGGCAGCGGCATGAACCTCGACACCTTCAAGCGCGAGTGCCCGAGCAACGGCCGCACCGAGCCCACGGCTTGCTCTGAGCACCAACGCTTTTCTGTTCTGCAATCCGAGGTCAATCAGCTTAGCTCCTCCAAACGCTTGGTCTGGCGTGCAATTAAGCGTTCGATCTCTGCGATGTCGTTGCGAGACAGCACGCCACTGGGTTTGCGTAAAGCGGGTGAGGCAATCGCTCCGCGCTTGGCCATGATGTATTTGCGGATCGACAGGCCAAGGCCCGGCTGCTGTTCATAGCGAGCGAGCGGTAGATAGGCGTCGAACAGGTCTTGGGCCCTTTCAGGATCGCCCGCATTGTAATGCTGTACGACGTCACGCATCATCTCAGGATAGGCAAAGCCCGTCATGGCGCCATCCGCACCGCGGCCTATTTCCTCGGGCAGGAACATGCCGCCGTTGCCGCACAGAATGGAGATGCGCCGACTGCCAGACTTCGCGGCCATTGCGCGGAGCGCCGTGATCTTCGCAAGCCCAGGCCAGTCTTCATGCTTGAGGCAAACGCATGTGGGGATCTGCTCGATGACGGCCTGGATGACCGAAACTGGGATGGTGACGCTCGTTGCCAGCGGAAAATCCTGCAGGACGAAGGGTGTCTTGCCGATGAACTCGGCAGCCTGTTTGTAATAGTTGAGTATGGGCTGATCGTTGCGCAGAGAGGATGGCGGCGCGATCATGACGCCAGAGGCGCCATCGTCCATCACCATCTCGGTCAGGGCCTTCATCTGGGCGAAGCCCGGCGATGACACGCCTGCGACGACGGGAACGCGGTCGTTCACCCGCTTCAGGATGCGCCGAACATAGGTCTGGGATTCCTCGATGGTGAGCTTCTGCGCCTCGCCCATCATGCCGAGCACGGTCAGGCCGGTTGCGCCGCGCTCGAGATAGAAATCGACCATGCGGTCCGTGCTCTCGAGATCGAGCGCGCCATTCTCGGTGAACGGCGTGAGGGCGATCACATAGACGCCCTTGGCGTCCTCGGTCAGTCTGGGCATTCCTGCCTCCTTCATGGTGTCGGATAACGGCTCTGGCCAAAAAACCCATCCGGCTGGCCGATCATTGGCCGGAGTCCCATACGCTCTACCAGCGCTTCGGCCTCACGATTGGCCTCATCGATCACGGCACGGGTGTTGGTGCGCGGCGGCTGGCCGCCTTCCAGAAGCACCTCGCCGTCGATGATGACAGTGTCGACATCGTTGCCGTTGGCGAAATAGACCAGATGGAACGCCGGCATATGGAAGGGCGCAAGATGCGGCCGGGCCATATCGACCAGGACGACATCCGCTTTCTTTCCTGCTTCGAGCGATCCGATCTCAGCCTCGAGACCCAGAGCGGTCGCGGCATCGATGGTCACCATCTCCAATGCCTTGCCCGGTGGCAGGACCTTCGGATCTCGGAAATGCGTGCGGTGATAGTGCATGCATTGCTGCATGTGACGGAACATGTCGCCTGAGCGGTCCGGCGCTGTGGCGTCGGAGCCGATGGCGACAACCGCGCCGGCTTCGATCAGCTCGACCGCAGGGCAGCGCCCCATGATGGACGCGATGGCGCTTGGATTATGGGCGATACGCGTGCCCGTATCAGCAACGATCCGTACCTCTTCCGGCGTGATGTCGATGGCATGCGAGAGCAGCGCGTCCGGCCCTAGAATGCCCATTGCATGGGCCCGTGTCACCGAGCCGCGCCAGTGCCCGTCCTGGGTGAACACGACACCTGCCTCGCGGGAGAGTTCGCGTACGATCTGGGTTTGATCGATGGCCAGCGCATAATCCTCCTTGCACATTTTCTCTTCATGCTCGTTGCGGAGCACGGGAGAGAGAAGAGCAATGCGAATGCGGCCGGCGCCGTGCCACTCACGAAGCAGGGCGCGGCTGACCGCGAACTGATCTTCAAAGCCCACAGGCCGGTCGGAACGACGTCCCTCGCGCCAGGTTCCGTAGGTGCGGGGATGCGGCGGACGGGTCGGCCCCACGGCTACGACGGACCGTGTTCCTATATCCGTCACGCCTTCACAATGAGCACGGCCATAGGCTGTATCGTCCGTGCGCATGATGGTGTCGCCGCCACCGAGTAGCGACACGCCGGTCGTCACACCGAAATGCAGGCGCTCCAATGCCGCGAGCCTTGCTTCCGCATACCAAAATTCTGGGGTTGAGCCTGTCGTGTAGGCAGCGTTGCAGATCTCTTCCCAATGACCGGCCTGCTCCATGCCCATGGTCTTGATCAGCCCGTGGCCAGCATGGGCATGGACGTCGATGAGACCCGGCATAACGACCTTGCCGGATGCATCGATGGTTTTAGGCGCGGTGTAGCGAGCAGCGATTTCTTCAGCGTCGCCCACCGCGACTATCCGGTCGCCGGAGATCACCACGGTACCCCGGTCGATGATCCGACGGGCCGCGTCCATCGAGACTACCGTACCGCCGGTAACAATCAAATCAACTTGGATCATAACTGCGACTCCCGAAGGCCAAAGGCGGGCAGGGCGGTAACGTCGAGCACACCATCCGAGCGCATCCGCCAGTTAGGACGTGATCCAGACAGTCCTGTTACCCGCAGAGGATTGTAGAGATAGAACCAGGCCGGATCGGCCTGAAGTTTTTGGTAAGCCTGACGGTAGATGTCCTCCCGCGCCGCGACGTCGGTGGTCCGCCGAGCTTCATCGAGCAACGTTTCGACTTCGCCGTTGTGAAAACCGAGCCACCAGGAGCCCTCCACGCGGGCATCGATCTTTTCGGCCAGCACCCGGAAGGTGCTCAACGGGCTTGAGTCGAAGACGCACATGTCGCGTACCTTACTCAGCCGCACTCTGTGGGCATAAGCCTCGCGATCCTCGTGGAGATGTACGTTCAGCGATACGCCGATGGCGGATAGCTGCTCTGCGACCGCCGCCGTTAGAGCCGCGGCTTCATCGGGCAGCCGTGTCGGGCAATCGACCTCAATCACGAGGCCGTCCGCGTAGCCGGCCTCTACGATGAGGCGCCGCGCTGTCTCAAGATCCGGGCCGGCGTCGGTCGGTAGCATGCTTCCGAAGTGAACAGGGCTCACGAAGCCCGTCAGCGGTTGGGCTGCGCCATGGACGACGTTGGCGATCAGGGTCTGCCGGTCGACAGCAAGATTTAGAGCCTTCCGGATGCGGGGGTCGGCGAGGGGGCCACGCGCCGCGTTGAAGAGATAAATGATTGCCACCGGGACCAGCGACACAATCCGCGTGAAGCCGCCATCATCCTCCAGAGCCTTGGAGGCTCGAAAGTCCAGACTGTTTGCGACCTGGGCTTTGCCCGATTGCAGCAAGGCAAGGCGCTTTGCGGCATCCGGCTCCAGCTTAAAGCAAATCGAGTCATTGGCTGGCGCAACGCCATGCCAGCCGTCAAAGCGCTGCAACCGGATTTCCTGGCCCTCGACCACATCGGTCACGCGATAGGGCCCAGTTCCGACCGGCAGTGTGGTGTCGCCGGATTCGTAACGGTCGAGCGCCGATGGAGAGACCACATATCCGTAGACCAGAATATCGAGCAGGTCGGCAATCGGCTTCGACAGGTGGATCTGGACCGTCAACCGGTCGGTCGCCTCGATGACGGCATCGCCGAGGTACTGGTGCCAGACGCCGGGGGCGCCAAGGGTATGACCCTTGTCCGGACGGGCCATGCGGCGCAGGGATAGACAAACGGCTTGCGCATCGCAGGGGCTGCCATCGTGAAAGGTCAGCCCCTCGCGCAGCGTGAAAGTCCAGTGCCGAGCATCGGCACTGACTTGCCACTCATTCGCCAACCCGGATACGAAGCCGCCAATACGGCCATAGCGAACCAATCCGTCGAAAATCGCGTCGAAGACGGCGAGAACGTCGTTCGCGTCAGTGCAGTCATGTGGATCGTCCAGCCGAAGGCGCGGCTGGAGTATCGTGACGGTGGGGGGCATTATGCGCTCCGAGCTGCGGATATCTGATCGTGGAGGTGACAGGCGACGGAGCTGCCGTCTGGCTGCATCTGGAGGGCAGGGCGCTCGGCAGCGCAGCGGTCGAAAGCAAGCGGGCAGCGCGTGCGGAAACAGCAGCCATGAGGGAGGCGCAGGGCGCTCGGAACCTCGCCGGTGATCTCGATCTCCGGCTTGCGCAGGGCCTTGTCGACGGTCGGCGCGGCTGAAAGAAGGGCTTTCGTGTAGGGGTGCTTCGGCTGGTTGAACAATTGGTCCCGACTGGCGGTCTCGACCATGAAACCGAGATACATCACGCCGATCTTGTCGGCGATATGATGCACGACCGACAGGTCATGGGAAACGAACAGGTAGGACAGGCCAAATTCGTCCCGAAGATCCATCATCAGGTTGAGAATCTGGGCCTGGATGGATACGTCGAGCGCGGAGACAGGCTCATCGGCGATGATCAGCTTCGGACGCACCGAGAGCGCCCGGGCGATGCCGATGCGCTGCCGCTGGCCGCCGGAAAACTGATGCGGGTATCGGTTCGCCTGTTCGGCGTTGAGGCCGACACGGGCGAGCAGCGCCACAGCCTCTTCCTCGAGCGCCTTACGGCTCATCGTGCGCCCGGCCTGAGCCCGCCGGGGCTCGATCACAATGTCCTTCACCCGTTGGCGGGGATCGAGGGAGGCATAGGGGTCCTGGAAAATCATCTGCAGTTTGCGCCGCACGGGACGCATCTCCCGGAAACCCAGATGCGACACATCCTCACCGTCGACACGGATCTCGCCGGCGGTCGGCTCGTAGATCCGCGCGATGGTCTTGGCGACGGTCGATTTACCGCAGCCCGACTCGCCCACCAGCGCCATCACCTCCCCGGGTGCTATCGACAGGTTTACGCCGTTGACCGCACGCAGGATTTTTTGAGGCGCCAGTAGCTGGCCCTTCTTGAAGCGCAGTCTTTCAAAAATGCCTCCGCTGACGGGGAAGGCCTTCACGAGGCCGCGAACCTCCAAAACGGGTGTCGTCATGCCTCGGTCTCCTCAAGTGGAAAATGGCAGGCGGCGTCAAGCGTCTGCCGAACCGGGGCGAGCTCCGGCGTCTTTTCCGCGCAGAGCGGTCGCGCGCGGAAGCAGCGCTCCCGAAAGCTGCAGCCTATGCCGAGTTTGCGGATATCGGGTACTGTGCCGGGGATTTGCCGTAATCGATGCTGGCGATCCGTGATGCGGGGAATGCTGTCCAGCAGGCCACGGGTATACGGATGGGCCGGGTGGGTGATCACATCTTCCGTGCGCCCGCGCTCGACCACCCTGCCACAATAGAGCACCACGATCCGGTCGGCCATTTCTGACACCA from the Microvirga ossetica genome contains:
- a CDS encoding dihydrodipicolinate synthase family protein; amino-acid sequence: MPRLTEDAKGVYVIALTPFTENGALDLESTDRMVDFYLERGATGLTVLGMMGEAQKLTIEESQTYVRRILKRVNDRVPVVAGVSSPGFAQMKALTEMVMDDGASGVMIAPPSSLRNDQPILNYYKQAAEFIGKTPFVLQDFPLATSVTIPVSVIQAVIEQIPTCVCLKHEDWPGLAKITALRAMAAKSGSRRISILCGNGGMFLPEEIGRGADGAMTGFAYPEMMRDVVQHYNAGDPERAQDLFDAYLPLARYEQQPGLGLSIRKYIMAKRGAIASPALRKPSGVLSRNDIAEIERLIARQTKRLEELS
- a CDS encoding amidohydrolase family protein; its protein translation is MIQVDLIVTGGTVVSMDAARRIIDRGTVVISGDRIVAVGDAEEIAARYTAPKTIDASGKVVMPGLIDVHAHAGHGLIKTMGMEQAGHWEEICNAAYTTGSTPEFWYAEARLAALERLHFGVTTGVSLLGGGDTIMRTDDTAYGRAHCEGVTDIGTRSVVAVGPTRPPHPRTYGTWREGRRSDRPVGFEDQFAVSRALLREWHGAGRIRIALLSPVLRNEHEEKMCKEDYALAIDQTQIVRELSREAGVVFTQDGHWRGSVTRAHAMGILGPDALLSHAIDITPEEVRIVADTGTRIAHNPSAIASIMGRCPAVELIEAGAVVAIGSDATAPDRSGDMFRHMQQCMHYHRTHFRDPKVLPPGKALEMVTIDAATALGLEAEIGSLEAGKKADVVLVDMARPHLAPFHMPAFHLVYFANGNDVDTVIIDGEVLLEGGQPPRTNTRAVIDEANREAEALVERMGLRPMIGQPDGFFGQSRYPTP
- a CDS encoding ABC transporter substrate-binding protein, whose translation is MPPTVTILQPRLRLDDPHDCTDANDVLAVFDAIFDGLVRYGRIGGFVSGLANEWQVSADARHWTFTLREGLTFHDGSPCDAQAVCLSLRRMARPDKGHTLGAPGVWHQYLGDAVIEATDRLTVQIHLSKPIADLLDILVYGYVVSPSALDRYESGDTTLPVGTGPYRVTDVVEGQEIRLQRFDGWHGVAPANDSICFKLEPDAAKRLALLQSGKAQVANSLDFRASKALEDDGGFTRIVSLVPVAIIYLFNAARGPLADPRIRKALNLAVDRQTLIANVVHGAAQPLTGFVSPVHFGSMLPTDAGPDLETARRLIVEAGYADGLVIEVDCPTRLPDEAAALTAAVAEQLSAIGVSLNVHLHEDREAYAHRVRLSKVRDMCVFDSSPLSTFRVLAEKIDARVEGSWWLGFHNGEVETLLDEARRTTDVAAREDIYRQAYQKLQADPAWFYLYNPLRVTGLSGSRPNWRMRSDGVLDVTALPAFGLRESQL
- a CDS encoding ABC transporter ATP-binding protein, with amino-acid sequence MTTPVLEVRGLVKAFPVSGGIFERLRFKKGQLLAPQKILRAVNGVNLSIAPGEVMALVGESGCGKSTVAKTIARIYEPTAGEIRVDGEDVSHLGFREMRPVRRKLQMIFQDPYASLDPRQRVKDIVIEPRRAQAGRTMSRKALEEEAVALLARVGLNAEQANRYPHQFSGGQRQRIGIARALSVRPKLIIADEPVSALDVSIQAQILNLMMDLRDEFGLSYLFVSHDLSVVHHIADKIGVMYLGFMVETASRDQLFNQPKHPYTKALLSAAPTVDKALRKPEIEITGEVPSALRLPHGCCFRTRCPLAFDRCAAERPALQMQPDGSSVACHLHDQISAARSA